One Cryobacterium roopkundense genomic region harbors:
- a CDS encoding DUF1206 domain-containing protein, whose protein sequence is MTPDSPTDAARAAKGSAALQALARLGFAVNGLLHILIAAIAVTVAIGSGEDTADQSGALGQLAANPGGVFILWTVVVGLFALGVWLLLSAFLMQGSDPKRRWSRRAANLSKAAVYFVLGGTAATFALGGATSSGGSAQDATAALLGAPGGVVLLVFAGLVVLAVAGYFVFKGVAKKFTTDIAVPSGPTGKAIIGLGVVGYIAKGIALGVVAVLILYAAFTHDPSKSSGLDGALKGLAALPSGGLILGAVGIGLIMYGVYCFARAWRARF, encoded by the coding sequence GTGACCCCCGACTCGCCCACCGACGCAGCCCGCGCAGCGAAGGGCAGCGCCGCCCTTCAGGCACTGGCCCGGCTCGGCTTCGCCGTGAACGGTTTGCTGCACATTCTTATCGCCGCAATCGCGGTTACCGTCGCGATCGGTTCCGGCGAGGATACCGCAGACCAATCCGGAGCCCTCGGACAACTCGCGGCCAACCCCGGTGGCGTATTCATTCTCTGGACCGTTGTCGTGGGCTTGTTCGCCCTGGGTGTCTGGCTGCTGCTCAGTGCCTTCCTCATGCAGGGCTCCGACCCCAAGCGCCGGTGGTCGCGCCGAGCCGCGAACCTCAGCAAGGCGGCGGTCTACTTCGTTCTCGGCGGGACCGCGGCTACCTTCGCGCTTGGGGGAGCCACGAGTTCCGGCGGTAGCGCCCAAGACGCGACCGCGGCCCTGCTCGGGGCCCCTGGCGGCGTGGTCCTGCTCGTTTTCGCGGGCCTGGTCGTGCTGGCCGTGGCCGGATATTTCGTGTTCAAAGGCGTCGCCAAGAAATTCACCACCGATATCGCGGTTCCGAGCGGCCCCACCGGGAAAGCCATCATCGGCCTCGGCGTTGTCGGGTACATCGCAAAAGGCATCGCGCTGGGCGTCGTCGCCGTGCTCATCCTGTACGCGGCGTTCACGCACGACCCGAGCAAGTCCTCCGGCCTCGACGGAGCGCTCAAGGGCTTGGCCGCGCTACCCTCCGGAGGTCTCATCCTCGGGGCCGTCGGGATCGGACTGATCATGTACGGCGTGTACTGCTTCGCACGGGCCTGGCGCGCCCGGTTCTAG